A DNA window from Streptomyces sp. CA-278952 contains the following coding sequences:
- a CDS encoding glucosyl-3-phosphoglycerate synthase has translation MLEEVERWLTRRSWSSGDRPLNRLTDARDTDPHRTSVSVVLPALNEEATVGAIVATIRRELMEKVRLVDELVVIDSGSTDATAAVARAAGARVVHRDAILPRIPALPGKGEVLWRSLLVTSGEIVCFIDADLRDFSADFVSGTVGPLLTDPSVQFVKAMYDRPLGDRAGQGGRVTELVARPLLNLHWPQLAGFVQPLGGEYAVRRSLLERLPFPVGYGVELGLLVDALHTVGLDALGQVDVGVRVHRHQDGQALGRMAAAIYRTAQLRLSRGHLVRPALTQFERGEDGFVPRTHAVDTEERPPMREIAEYAERHAA, from the coding sequence GTGCTCGAAGAGGTGGAACGCTGGCTGACCAGGCGTTCCTGGTCGTCCGGCGACCGCCCGCTGAACCGGCTCACCGACGCCCGGGACACCGATCCGCACCGCACGTCCGTGAGCGTGGTGCTGCCCGCGCTGAACGAGGAGGCCACGGTCGGCGCGATCGTGGCGACGATCCGCCGGGAGCTGATGGAGAAGGTCCGGCTCGTCGACGAACTCGTGGTGATCGACTCCGGCTCCACCGACGCCACCGCCGCCGTGGCCCGGGCGGCGGGTGCCCGGGTGGTCCACCGGGACGCGATCCTGCCCCGGATCCCGGCCCTGCCCGGGAAGGGCGAGGTGCTGTGGCGGTCACTCCTGGTGACCAGCGGCGAGATCGTGTGCTTCATCGACGCCGACCTCAGGGACTTCTCCGCGGACTTCGTCTCGGGCACGGTCGGACCCCTGCTCACCGACCCGTCCGTCCAGTTCGTCAAGGCGATGTACGACCGCCCGCTCGGTGACAGGGCAGGTCAGGGCGGTCGGGTCACCGAGCTGGTGGCACGCCCGCTGCTCAATCTGCACTGGCCCCAGCTGGCCGGGTTCGTACAGCCGCTGGGCGGTGAGTACGCGGTGCGGCGGTCCCTGCTGGAGCGGCTGCCGTTCCCGGTCGGTTACGGAGTGGAGCTGGGCCTGCTGGTGGACGCGCTGCACACGGTGGGCCTGGACGCGCTGGGCCAGGTCGACGTCGGCGTGCGCGTCCACCGCCACCAGGACGGGCAGGCGCTGGGCCGGATGGCGGCGGCGATCTACCGCACGGCGCAGCTGCGGCTCTCCCGGGGCCATCTGGTGCGGCCCGCGCTGACCCAGTTCGAGCGCGGCGAGGACGGCTTCGTGCCCCGCACCCATGCGGTGGACACGGAGGAGCGCCCGCCGATGCGGGAGATCGCGGAGTACGCGGAGCGCCACGCGGCGTGA
- a CDS encoding ABC transporter permease: protein MLMQALRGMRTRWVTFVGSFVALALGVGLIAATGLALAATFDAPERGPERFAAAPVVVRAADHLRVDTPTGTRSKPLDHPGPVGPRTADRLAALGRTVEDRTFPADVTVSRTGPDVTAARTGPDVTAARTGADTREPRTGPDTTAPRTGADARGPRPGQAAEARVGHPWPVAAAAPYRLISGRAPAAPGEIVVTTRPGGGIPLRTGERVLVRTPAGNAPRTVVGTVAGRGFEDAVFFTDDEAARISPDIDALVVHADATAVRRALGPDSGMDVLTGHDRRRADPDPDRDARALVSVNALLGTAAGITLFVSAAVVASTFSFAVAQRRREFGLLRTVGATPGQIRRTVCAEAVLVGVLASAAGSWLGAGGAPLLVGRMTEAGLAPPWFALGDASWPLHTAFWTGVFVATAGALVSCHRAGRTAPTEALREAAVDSRVMPASRWAAAVLVLLAGLGLPALALAVDPGDLLGRKSYVTRPMLLVVGFALLAPVLVRPVGRLLTWLPARLPGAIGVLLRENTAAGVRRTAAVAAPVLITVALAATLTGTVATLEEARTTEARTATTADFVVTSGQEGRPLTPDFVERARAVEGAVVSVSRSTAVTALEEDTALVTSEARAVDPARLAAVSELPVTAGRLSDLDDGAIVVNEEWLTTRVGDRVTVWLGDGRKASLRIAAVLATGTGDNGVYVTRRNAGGAGVDRIDVKVAEGADRRAVAAALHTAGAATGTRVTTRAEWLAANGPGTNGQTRTGLRMILGIALLCTATALANTLVMATSDRVRDLAVLRLAGATAPQVLRLVAAEAVVAVGVGAFLGGVVAAVNLLVVWGALVLLGVMSAVVVPWGTLGLVVAAAALLAAVSAVLPASLALRTRPVELAGSRE, encoded by the coding sequence GTGCTGATGCAGGCACTGCGCGGGATGCGCACGCGCTGGGTCACCTTCGTCGGGTCGTTCGTCGCCCTGGCCCTGGGAGTGGGCCTGATCGCGGCCACCGGACTCGCCCTCGCCGCGACGTTCGACGCGCCGGAGCGGGGGCCCGAACGGTTCGCCGCCGCCCCCGTCGTCGTCCGGGCCGCCGATCACCTCCGGGTCGACACCCCGACCGGGACCCGGAGCAAGCCGCTCGACCACCCCGGACCGGTCGGCCCGCGGACCGCCGACCGACTGGCCGCCCTCGGCCGCACGGTGGAGGACCGGACGTTCCCGGCGGACGTCACGGTTTCGCGTACCGGCCCTGACGTCACGGCTGCTCGTACCGGCCCTGACGTCACGGCTGCTCGAACGGGCGCAGACACGAGGGAGCCGCGAACCGGCCCCGACACCACGGCTCCTCGTACCGGCGCCGACGCGAGGGGGCCCCGTCCCGGCCAGGCCGCCGAGGCCCGGGTCGGGCACCCGTGGCCGGTCGCCGCCGCGGCCCCGTACCGCCTCATCTCGGGCCGCGCCCCCGCCGCCCCGGGCGAGATCGTCGTCACCACCCGGCCCGGCGGCGGCATCCCGCTCCGCACCGGTGAGCGCGTCCTGGTCCGCACCCCGGCCGGTAACGCCCCCCGGACCGTCGTCGGCACCGTGGCCGGCCGGGGCTTCGAGGACGCCGTCTTCTTCACCGACGACGAGGCCGCCCGGATTTCCCCGGACATCGACGCCCTCGTCGTGCACGCCGACGCCACCGCCGTACGCAGGGCGCTCGGGCCGGACAGCGGCATGGACGTCCTCACCGGCCACGACCGCCGCCGCGCCGACCCCGACCCCGACCGCGACGCCCGGGCCCTGGTCTCCGTCAACGCCCTGCTCGGCACCGCCGCGGGCATCACCCTGTTCGTCTCCGCCGCCGTCGTGGCCTCGACGTTCTCCTTCGCCGTGGCCCAACGGCGGCGGGAGTTCGGCCTGTTGCGCACGGTCGGAGCGACGCCGGGCCAGATCCGCCGTACGGTGTGCGCCGAAGCGGTCCTCGTCGGCGTCCTCGCCTCGGCCGCGGGCTCGTGGCTGGGCGCCGGGGGCGCGCCCCTGCTCGTCGGCCGGATGACGGAAGCGGGGCTCGCACCACCCTGGTTCGCCCTCGGCGACGCCTCCTGGCCGCTGCACACCGCCTTCTGGACCGGGGTGTTCGTCGCCACGGCCGGGGCGCTCGTCTCCTGCCACCGGGCCGGGCGGACCGCCCCGACCGAGGCGCTGCGCGAGGCGGCCGTCGACAGCCGCGTCATGCCGGCAAGCCGCTGGGCGGCCGCCGTCCTGGTCCTGCTCGCCGGACTGGGCCTGCCCGCACTGGCGTTGGCCGTCGACCCCGGCGATCTGCTGGGCCGCAAGTCCTACGTCACCCGGCCCATGCTCCTCGTCGTCGGCTTCGCGCTCCTGGCCCCCGTCCTGGTGCGCCCCGTCGGCCGGCTGCTGACCTGGCTGCCCGCGCGGCTGCCCGGCGCCATTGGCGTACTCCTCCGGGAGAACACCGCCGCCGGGGTGCGCAGGACCGCGGCCGTCGCCGCGCCCGTCCTCATCACCGTCGCCCTCGCCGCCACCCTGACGGGCACCGTCGCCACCCTGGAGGAGGCCAGGACCACCGAGGCGCGCACCGCCACGACCGCCGACTTCGTGGTGACCTCGGGACAGGAGGGCCGGCCGCTGACGCCCGACTTCGTGGAGCGGGCGCGGGCCGTCGAGGGGGCCGTGGTCAGCGTCTCGCGGTCCACGGCCGTCACCGCCCTCGAAGAGGACACGGCGCTCGTCACCTCCGAGGCGCGCGCGGTCGACCCCGCCCGGCTGGCCGCCGTGTCGGAGCTGCCCGTGACGGCGGGCCGGCTCTCCGACCTCGACGACGGCGCGATCGTCGTCAACGAGGAGTGGCTGACCACGCGGGTCGGCGACCGGGTCACCGTCTGGCTGGGCGACGGCCGCAAGGCCTCGCTGCGGATCGCCGCCGTCCTGGCCACCGGGACCGGCGACAACGGCGTCTACGTCACCCGGCGCAACGCCGGGGGTGCGGGCGTCGACCGGATCGACGTCAAGGTCGCCGAGGGCGCCGACCGGCGGGCCGTCGCCGCCGCGCTGCACACCGCCGGGGCCGCCACCGGTACGCGGGTGACGACCCGGGCGGAGTGGCTGGCCGCGAACGGCCCGGGGACGAACGGCCAGACCAGGACCGGGCTCCGGATGATCCTCGGCATCGCTCTTCTCTGTACGGCGACGGCCCTGGCCAACACCCTGGTCATGGCCACCTCCGACCGGGTCCGCGATCTCGCCGTGCTCCGTCTCGCCGGAGCCACCGCCCCCCAGGTCCTGCGGCTCGTCGCGGCCGAGGCGGTGGTGGCGGTCGGGGTGGGCGCCTTCCTCGGGGGCGTGGTCGCGGCGGTGAACCTGCTGGTGGTGTGGGGTGCGCTGGTGCTGCTGGGCGTCATGTCCGCCGTCGTGGTGCCGTGGGGAACGCTCGGCCTCGTCGTCGCGGCCGCCGCGCTCCTGGCCGCCGTCTCCGCCGTCCTGCCCGCCTCGCTCGCCCTGCGGACCCGGCCGGTCGAACTTGCGGGCAGCCGGGAGTAG
- a CDS encoding cold-shock protein: MAQGTVKWFNAEKGYGFIAVDGGADVFVHYSAIQMDGYRTLEEGQRVEFEISQGQKGPQADMVKLAVG, translated from the coding sequence ATGGCTCAGGGCACCGTCAAGTGGTTCAACGCGGAGAAGGGGTACGGCTTCATCGCGGTCGACGGTGGTGCGGATGTTTTCGTCCACTACAGCGCGATCCAGATGGACGGGTACCGCACCCTCGAAGAGGGTCAGCGAGTTGAATTCGAGATCTCGCAGGGCCAGAAGGGGCCCCAGGCCGACATGGTCAAGCTCGCCGTCGGCTGA
- a CDS encoding sensor histidine kinase translates to MLSPSPPPSSPEPRTALPRATRQALPRAVPRALSRRLLGGRPWRAALYLLTSVPLGVATLVALLLLAVVGSALTVLVIGVPLLLTLVLAGIPLAALERRRLRLIDPAPLLDPHREPPEPGLASWLRTRLQERCTWRELAYALLFAFVLWPLEALAVGSVLLVCGGLIGTPVMMAAGGDGEARVLKLWLADSWPEAFAVLLAGVVLLPLLTWPLGVVARGRAVLTRALLAPPDSALDSRIAELDRSRTRLVDAFEAERRRIERDLHDGAQQRLVALSMTLGLARLERPAEPLGGLLDRAHEEASVALVEIRELIHGIHPHILTDRGLEAAVEDLADRSPVPVEVLLAVPGRLPQAVETAVYFAVSEALTNVAKHSGASRVTVTGVTVRHSLSVEVEDDGRGGARLGGTADGGRSGSGTADGGRGGTGLQGVADRLSVLGGTLLLSSPPGGPTVFRLEVPCPPADSRT, encoded by the coding sequence ATGCTCTCCCCCAGCCCGCCGCCTTCGTCGCCGGAGCCGCGAACCGCCCTCCCCCGGGCCACCCGCCAGGCCCTTCCCCGAGCCGTGCCCCGGGCGCTGTCCCGCCGGCTCCTCGGCGGCCGGCCGTGGCGTGCCGCGCTCTACCTCCTGACCAGCGTGCCCCTCGGCGTCGCGACGCTGGTCGCGCTGCTCCTGCTGGCTGTCGTGGGCAGCGCGCTGACCGTCCTCGTTATCGGGGTGCCGCTGCTGCTGACGCTCGTCCTCGCCGGGATTCCGCTGGCCGCGCTGGAGCGGCGCAGGCTCCGGCTGATCGACCCGGCGCCTCTCCTCGATCCGCACCGCGAACCGCCCGAGCCGGGCCTGGCGTCCTGGCTGCGGACCCGGCTCCAGGAGCGGTGCACCTGGCGGGAGCTGGCGTACGCGCTGCTCTTCGCGTTCGTCCTCTGGCCGCTGGAGGCCCTGGCCGTCGGCAGCGTACTGCTGGTGTGCGGCGGGCTGATCGGGACCCCGGTGATGATGGCGGCGGGCGGGGACGGGGAGGCGCGCGTCCTGAAGCTCTGGCTCGCCGACTCCTGGCCGGAGGCGTTCGCGGTCCTGCTGGCGGGCGTGGTGCTGCTGCCGTTGCTGACCTGGCCGCTGGGGGTGGTGGCCCGGGGCCGGGCCGTACTGACCCGGGCGCTGCTCGCCCCGCCGGACTCCGCGCTCGACTCCCGGATCGCGGAGCTGGACCGGTCGCGTACGCGGTTGGTGGACGCGTTCGAGGCGGAACGCCGCCGTATCGAGCGCGACCTGCACGACGGGGCGCAGCAGCGGCTCGTGGCCCTCTCCATGACGCTGGGCCTCGCCCGGCTGGAGCGACCCGCCGAACCGCTGGGCGGGCTGCTGGACCGGGCGCACGAGGAGGCGTCGGTCGCCCTGGTGGAGATCCGCGAGCTGATCCACGGGATCCACCCCCACATCCTCACCGACCGGGGCCTGGAGGCCGCCGTCGAGGACCTGGCGGACCGCTCGCCGGTCCCGGTCGAGGTGCTCCTGGCCGTACCGGGCCGACTGCCCCAAGCCGTCGAGACCGCGGTCTACTTCGCGGTCAGCGAGGCGCTGACGAACGTGGCGAAGCACAGCGGGGCGAGCCGCGTGACGGTGACCGGAGTGACCGTGCGGCACTCGCTGTCGGTGGAGGTCGAGGACGACGGGCGCGGGGGCGCGCGGCTGGGCGGGACGGCCGACGGGGGCAGGAGCGGGAGCGGGACGGCCGACGGGGGCAGGGGCGGGACGGGCCTCCAGGGCGTCGCCGATCGCCTCTCGGTGCTGGGCGGCACCCTGCTACTGTCCAGTCCGCCCGGGGGGCCGACGGTGTTCCGGCTGGAGGTTCCCTGCCCGCCCGCGGATTCGAGGACCTGA
- a CDS encoding ABC transporter ATP-binding protein — protein MNPVASPGQVPAVRLRSVTRSYGSGGRDGSAVRGGRGVRDGREGGGDGGDGRTVKALDDVSLTIHRGTFTAVMGPSGSGKSTLLHCVAGLDRPTGGRVLLGDTDLTGLSEARLTRLRRGRIGFVFQAFNLLPSLTAAQNVALPLRLAGRRPRKAEVLHALDQVGLRDRAGHRPGELSGGQQQRVAIARALVTRPEVLFGDEPTGALDSTAGRVVLGLLRAMTDEGRTVIMVTHDPVAASFADRVVFLADGRVRDELDAPTAERVAARMAAGAAPTAPMLCSGPAVVPC, from the coding sequence ATGAATCCAGTAGCAAGCCCCGGTCAGGTACCGGCCGTCCGGCTCCGGTCCGTGACCCGTTCCTACGGCAGCGGTGGCCGTGACGGCAGCGCTGTCCGTGGCGGCCGCGGTGTCCGTGACGGCCGCGAGGGCGGCGGCGACGGCGGCGACGGCCGCACGGTGAAAGCGCTCGACGACGTCAGCCTGACCATCCACCGCGGCACGTTCACCGCTGTCATGGGGCCCTCCGGCTCCGGCAAGTCGACGCTCCTGCACTGCGTCGCGGGCCTGGACCGGCCGACCGGCGGCCGGGTGCTGCTCGGCGACACCGATCTGACCGGGCTGAGCGAGGCCCGGCTGACCCGGCTGCGCCGGGGGCGGATCGGCTTCGTCTTCCAGGCGTTCAACCTGCTGCCCTCCCTGACCGCCGCGCAGAACGTGGCCCTGCCCCTGAGGCTCGCCGGCCGACGGCCGCGCAAGGCCGAGGTTCTCCACGCGCTGGACCAGGTCGGGCTGCGCGACCGGGCCGGTCACCGGCCCGGCGAGCTCTCCGGAGGCCAGCAGCAGCGGGTGGCCATCGCCCGCGCCCTGGTGACCCGGCCCGAGGTGCTCTTCGGCGACGAACCGACCGGGGCCCTGGACTCCACCGCCGGGCGCGTGGTGCTCGGCCTGCTGCGGGCGATGACCGACGAGGGGCGCACCGTGATCATGGTCACCCACGACCCGGTCGCCGCCTCCTTCGCCGACCGGGTCGTCTTCCTCGCCGACGGCCGCGTCCGGGACGAGCTGGACGCGCCCACGGCGGAGCGGGTCGCCGCCCGCATGGCGGCGGGCGCCGCCCCGACGGCACCGATGCTCTGCAGCGGTCCGGCGGTGGTCCCGTGCTGA
- a CDS encoding alpha,alpha-trehalose-phosphate synthase (UDP-forming) — MVSEHAEHAPAPEPGSAAASTAQVLVASNRGPVSYTLGEDGTLDAKRGGGGLVSGLSAVDDKLWVCAALGDGDREAVRRGVGEAGVRMLDIDAEVHADAYNGIANSVLWFVHHLLYQTPVEPVFDAEFRRQWASYETYNRAFAEALAEEAGPGASVLVQDYHLALVPGMLRELRPDLRIGHFSHTPWAPVDYYRLLPDDIAEQLLRGILGADRAAFLTRRWADAFIGCCTEILGGTGRTRVGVHGLGADADFLRRRSHEADVDERMATLREQVGEGRKTIVRVDRTELSKNIVRGLHAYRALLDAHPEWRERVVHIAFAYPSRQDLAVYRDYTAAVQTLATEINQSYGTETWTPVVLHVKDDFARSLAAYRLADVALVNPIRDGMNLVAKEVPVVSDHGCALVLSREAGAYEELGEDAIVVNPYDVVGTAEALHEALTMSADERSGRTERLAEAATALPPQQWFLDQLEALRQG, encoded by the coding sequence ATGGTCTCCGAGCACGCCGAACACGCACCCGCACCCGAACCCGGATCCGCGGCCGCCTCCACGGCCCAGGTCCTCGTCGCGTCCAACCGCGGCCCCGTCTCGTACACCCTCGGCGAGGACGGGACGCTCGACGCCAAGCGCGGCGGCGGCGGGCTCGTCTCCGGGCTGAGCGCCGTCGACGACAAGCTGTGGGTCTGCGCGGCCCTCGGCGACGGGGACCGCGAGGCGGTGCGGCGCGGGGTCGGCGAGGCGGGCGTGCGGATGCTCGACATCGACGCCGAGGTGCACGCCGACGCGTACAACGGCATCGCCAACTCGGTGCTGTGGTTCGTCCACCACCTGCTCTACCAGACGCCCGTGGAGCCGGTCTTCGACGCGGAGTTCCGCCGCCAGTGGGCCTCCTACGAGACGTACAACCGGGCCTTCGCCGAGGCGCTCGCCGAGGAGGCGGGCCCCGGGGCGTCGGTCCTCGTCCAGGACTACCACCTGGCCCTGGTCCCCGGCATGCTCCGTGAGCTGCGCCCGGACCTCAGGATCGGCCACTTCTCGCACACCCCGTGGGCGCCCGTCGACTACTACCGGCTGCTGCCCGACGACATCGCGGAGCAGTTGCTGCGTGGCATCCTCGGCGCGGACCGGGCCGCGTTCCTGACCCGCCGCTGGGCGGACGCGTTCATCGGCTGCTGCACGGAGATCCTCGGCGGGACGGGCCGGACCAGGGTCGGGGTGCACGGCCTGGGGGCCGACGCGGACTTCCTGCGCCGGCGCTCGCACGAGGCCGACGTGGACGAGCGGATGGCGACGCTGCGGGAGCAGGTGGGCGAGGGCCGGAAGACCATCGTCCGGGTGGACCGCACCGAGCTGTCCAAGAACATCGTGCGCGGCCTGCACGCGTACCGGGCCCTGCTGGACGCCCACCCCGAGTGGCGCGAGCGCGTCGTGCACATCGCCTTCGCCTACCCCTCGCGGCAGGACCTCGCCGTCTACCGGGACTACACGGCGGCGGTGCAGACCCTGGCCACGGAGATCAACCAGTCGTACGGCACCGAGACCTGGACGCCGGTCGTCCTCCACGTCAAGGACGACTTCGCTCGCTCGCTGGCCGCGTACCGGCTGGCGGACGTGGCGCTGGTCAACCCGATCCGCGACGGGATGAACCTGGTGGCCAAGGAGGTCCCGGTCGTCTCCGACCACGGCTGCGCGCTGGTGCTGTCACGGGAGGCGGGGGCGTACGAGGAGCTGGGCGAGGACGCGATCGTGGTGAACCCGTACGACGTGGTGGGCACGGCCGAGGCCCTGCACGAGGCACTGACGATGAGCGCCGACGAGCGGTCCGGCCGCACGGAACGCCTGGCCGAGGCGGCGACCGCGCTGCCGCCCCAGCAGTGGTTCCTGGACCAGCTGGAGGCGCTGCGGCAGGGGTGA
- the otsB gene encoding trehalose-phosphatase, translated as MGSHSAHLPNPTTPAGREGLDAVLARPDRAVIALDFDGTLADIVPDPEQARAHPGTVTALAALAPKVAAIAVITGRPAGVAVRYGGFAGVPGLEHLVVLGHYGAERWDAVTGTVNAPAPHPGVAAARAELPGVLHELDSWHGTWIEEKGQAVAVHTRRAQDPQAAFETLRGPLGELAAKHGLIVEPGRLVLELRPPGMDKGVALATFVAELDAESVIYAGDDLGDLAAFAAVEKLRTEGPDGIPGLLVCSGSTEVPELAERADLSVPGPAAVVDFLAALAERL; from the coding sequence ATGGGCAGCCACTCCGCACATCTGCCGAACCCGACCACCCCGGCCGGCCGCGAGGGGCTCGACGCCGTTCTCGCCCGGCCCGACCGCGCGGTCATCGCCCTCGACTTCGACGGCACGCTCGCCGACATCGTCCCGGACCCCGAGCAGGCCCGCGCCCACCCCGGCACCGTCACCGCGCTCGCCGCGCTCGCGCCGAAGGTCGCCGCCATCGCCGTGATCACCGGCCGCCCGGCGGGCGTCGCGGTCCGCTACGGAGGCTTCGCGGGCGTCCCCGGTCTGGAGCACCTCGTCGTGCTCGGGCACTACGGCGCCGAACGCTGGGACGCCGTGACCGGCACCGTGAACGCCCCCGCCCCCCACCCCGGTGTCGCCGCCGCTCGGGCCGAACTCCCGGGCGTACTGCACGAGCTCGACTCCTGGCACGGCACCTGGATCGAGGAGAAGGGGCAGGCCGTCGCCGTCCACACCCGGCGCGCGCAGGACCCGCAGGCGGCCTTCGAGACACTGCGCGGCCCCCTCGGCGAGCTGGCCGCGAAGCACGGGCTGATCGTCGAACCGGGCCGTCTGGTCCTGGAGTTGCGCCCGCCCGGCATGGACAAGGGCGTCGCGCTCGCCACGTTCGTCGCCGAGCTGGACGCCGAGTCCGTCATCTACGCGGGCGACGACCTCGGGGACCTCGCCGCGTTCGCCGCGGTGGAGAAGCTGCGGACCGAGGGCCCGGACGGCATCCCCGGCCTCTTGGTGTGCAGCGGCAGCACCGAGGTGCCCGAACTGGCCGAGCGCGCGGACCTTTCGGTGCCGGGCCCGGCCGCCGTGGTGGACTTCTTGGCGGCGTTGGCCGAGCGGCTCTGA
- the thrC gene encoding threonine synthase produces the protein MAVQTVAGSTASSAPAADLGPAAALSCRECGERFELGPLFACASCFGPLEVAYELPTGSPEELRKRIEAGPNNIWRYAPLLPVPADVAEKPNINPGFTKLVKADNLARELGVTGGLYVKDDSGNPTHSFKDRVVAIAVEAARAFGFTTLSCSSTGNLAGAVGAAAARAGLRSCVFIPHDLEQGKVVMAAVYGGELVGIEGNYDDVNRFCSELIGDPLGEGWGFVNVNLRPYYGEGSKTLAYEICEQLGWRLPDQIVIPIASGSQLTKIDKGFQELIKLGLVEDRPYKIFGAQAEGCSPVSAAFKAGHDVVRPQKPNTIAKSLAIGNPADGPYVLDIARRTGGAVEDVTDEQVVDAIKLLARTEGIFGETAGGVTLGVTKKLIEAGVIDPALTTVVLNTGDGLKTLDAVSATSQATATIKPSLDAFRAAGLAAG, from the coding sequence ATGGCTGTTCAGACCGTTGCAGGTAGCACCGCTTCTTCCGCCCCGGCCGCCGATCTCGGCCCCGCCGCGGCGCTTTCCTGCCGCGAGTGCGGCGAGCGTTTCGAGCTCGGCCCCCTTTTCGCCTGTGCGTCCTGTTTCGGGCCGCTGGAAGTGGCCTACGAGCTGCCCACCGGCTCCCCGGAGGAGCTGCGGAAGCGCATCGAGGCCGGCCCGAACAACATCTGGCGCTACGCCCCGCTGCTGCCGGTGCCCGCGGACGTCGCGGAGAAGCCCAACATCAACCCCGGCTTCACCAAGCTCGTCAAGGCCGACAACCTCGCCCGTGAGCTGGGCGTCACCGGCGGCCTGTACGTGAAGGACGACTCCGGCAACCCGACGCACTCCTTCAAGGACCGCGTCGTCGCCATCGCCGTGGAGGCCGCCCGCGCCTTCGGCTTCACCACCCTCTCCTGCTCCTCCACGGGCAACCTGGCCGGAGCCGTCGGCGCCGCCGCCGCCCGGGCCGGACTGCGCTCCTGCGTGTTCATCCCGCACGACCTGGAGCAGGGCAAGGTCGTCATGGCCGCGGTGTACGGCGGTGAACTGGTCGGCATCGAGGGCAACTACGACGACGTCAACCGCTTCTGCTCCGAGCTCATCGGCGATCCGCTCGGCGAGGGCTGGGGCTTCGTCAACGTCAACCTGCGCCCGTACTACGGCGAGGGCTCCAAGACGCTGGCGTACGAGATCTGCGAGCAGCTCGGCTGGCGGCTGCCCGACCAGATCGTCATCCCGATCGCGTCCGGCTCCCAGCTCACCAAGATCGACAAGGGGTTCCAGGAGCTGATCAAGCTCGGCCTCGTCGAGGACCGGCCGTACAAGATCTTCGGCGCCCAGGCCGAGGGCTGCTCCCCGGTCTCCGCCGCCTTCAAGGCCGGTCACGACGTCGTACGGCCCCAGAAGCCGAACACCATCGCCAAGTCGCTGGCCATCGGCAACCCGGCGGACGGCCCGTACGTCCTGGACATCGCCCGCCGCACCGGCGGCGCGGTGGAGGACGTGACCGACGAGCAGGTCGTCGACGCGATCAAGCTGCTGGCGCGCACCGAGGGCATCTTCGGCGAGACGGCGGGCGGCGTGACGCTCGGCGTGACGAAGAAGCTCATCGAGGCGGGCGTCATCGACCCGGCGCTCACCACCGTCGTCCTGAACACCGGCGACGGCCTCAAGACGCTGGACGCGGTCTCCGCGACCTCGCAGGCCACGGCGACCATCAAGCCGAGCCTGGACGCGTTCCGCGCCGCGGGCCTCGCCGCCGGCTGA
- a CDS encoding MoaD/ThiS family protein translates to MSVKVRIPTILRTYTGGQAEVPAEGAKLSEVIESLEKDHPGIAARVLDDQGKLRRFVNVYVNDDDVRFEGGLDAATPDGAGVSIIPAVAGGC, encoded by the coding sequence ATGAGCGTCAAGGTCCGTATCCCCACCATCCTCCGTACGTACACGGGCGGCCAGGCCGAGGTCCCGGCGGAGGGCGCCAAGCTCTCCGAGGTCATCGAGTCCCTGGAGAAGGACCACCCGGGCATCGCGGCCCGCGTCCTGGACGACCAGGGCAAGCTGCGCCGCTTCGTGAACGTGTACGTCAACGACGACGACGTGCGCTTCGAGGGCGGCCTGGACGCGGCCACGCCCGACGGCGCGGGCGTCTCGATCATCCCCGCGGTCGCCGGCGGCTGCTGA